One Amaranthus tricolor cultivar Red isolate AtriRed21 chromosome 1, ASM2621246v1, whole genome shotgun sequence DNA window includes the following coding sequences:
- the LOC130814501 gene encoding probable glucan endo-1,3-beta-glucosidase A6, whose protein sequence is MMNLNFVFIFSTFIVFSSAQFMDRIGINYGKQGRDLPSPYRSIVLVQSMNATMIKLYDSDPETLKLLAGTDLHVSIMVPNEEILELASNDTLANQWVHENVFAYYPSTMIRYIMVGNEVYSNHNEEQWENLVLAMQHIRNTLHTHDIHNIKVGTPLAMDVLGSTFPPSNGSFRVDTLTTIVPLLQFLNRTSSFFFLDVYPYFPWSSNSHSIDLNFTLFMGNITFVDPVSNLTYTNLLDQMIDLVYFAMDKLGFSNIPIFISETGWPSQGDLDQPGANVYNAATYNRNLVKKISANPPLGTPARPGTIIPTFLFSLYNEDLKDGPSTERHWGLWQPDGTTPVYPINLSGNKTDYGPLPQPITNEAYKGKLWCVADRSVKPDQLRPVLKDICTRLNRTCEAGLGPGKDCYDPVSVYWHASYAFSAYWAKYRNCGEACYFNGLATLTTRNPSHGNCHFPSVTL, encoded by the exons ATGATGAATCTTAATTTCGTTTTCATATTTTCAACTTTCATTGTGTTTTCAA GTGCTCAATTTATGGACCGAATTGGTATCAATTATGGGAAGCAAGGTAGAGACTTACCCTCCCCATATCGATCCATAGTGCTTGTTCAATCGATGAACGCCACAATGATCAAGCTCTATGATTCAGACCCGGAGACATTAAAGCTACTAGCTGGAACCGACCTACATGTATCGATCATGGTTCCTAACGAGGAGATCTTAGAACTAGCGTCCAATGATACCTTAGCTAACCAATGGGTTCATGAAAATGTCTTTGCTTACTATCCTTCAACCATGATTCGATATATCATGGTTGGTAATGAAGTTTATAGCAATCACAATGAAGAACAATGGGAAAATCTAGTCCTAGCCATGCAACACATTAGGAATACCCTACATACCCATGATATACATAACATTAAAGTTGGTACACCCTTAGCTATGGATGTTTTAGGGTCCACTTTTCCACCATCTAATGGTTCTTTTCGTGTTGATACCTTAACAACTATAGTACCCCTACTACAATTTCTAAATCGAACTAGTTCGTTCTTTTTTCTTGACGTATATCCCTACTTTCCTTGGTCTTCAAATTCACACAGTATAGATTTGAATTTCACTTTATTTATGGGTAACATAACTTTTGTTGATCCAGTAAGTAATTTGACGTATACAAATTTACTGGACCAAATGATCGATTTAGTGTATTTTGCTATGGATAAATTAGGGTTTTCGAATATACCTATATTTATATCTGAGACCGGGTGGCCTAGTCAAGGTGATCTAGATCAACCTGGTGCCAATGTTTATAATGCAGCTACTTATAATAGGAACCTTGTAAAGAAAATATCAGCAAACCCACCTTTGGGTACTCCAGCCCGACCCGGTACTATTATACCCACATTCTTATTCTCTTTGTACAATGAGGATCTTAAAGATGGGCCAAGTACTGAGCGCCATTGGGGCCTTTGGCAGCCCGATGGTACCACACCCGTTTACCCGATCAACTTGTCGGGTAACAAAACGGATTACGGGCCCTTACCACAGCCCATTACTAATGAGGCTTACAAAGGCAAATTGTGGTGTGTGGCGGATAGATCCGTTAAACCGGATCAACTAAGACCCGTTTTAAAGGATATTTGTACTCGATTGAATAGGACTTGTGAAGCGGGCCTTGGGCCTGGAAAAGATTGCTATGATCCAGTATCTGTTTATTGGCATGCTAGCTATGCTTTTAGTGCTTATTGGGCCAAGTATAGAAATTGTGGTGAAGCTTGTTATTTTAATGGGCTTGCAACTCTCACTACACGAAACCCAA GTCATGGCAATTGTCATTTTCCAAGTGTAACATTGTGA